The following coding sequences lie in one Angustibacter luteus genomic window:
- a CDS encoding ferredoxin reductase has protein sequence MATLLRDPGAAGGPRRGLRDRLWRVAEAAAYPRTPADYLDMFRPLRAGADLRARVVEVRPETADAVTVVLQPGAAWRGHRPGQYVRVGLDVDGVRLWRSYSLTSVPGSADGLITITARAVPDGLVSAHLAQHLRPGQLVQIDQALGDFVLPDPAPGKVLFITGGSGITPVMGMLRAGLDRLDDVVLVHSEASADAVIFGAELRSLADAGRLRLVEQHTDEHGRLDVAELAALVPDLAERQTWACGPAGLLDAIEDHWSTLGPDQLHTERFRTALAAPGDGGTLTFSGSGTVLEVDGATPILDAGEQAGLLMPSGCRMGICYSCVLPLREGTVRDLRSGDLTTAAPGDGVLIQTCVSAAAGACDIDL, from the coding sequence ATGGCCACTCTCTTGCGTGACCCCGGTGCCGCCGGCGGACCGCGACGCGGCTTGCGCGACCGGCTCTGGCGGGTGGCGGAGGCCGCGGCGTACCCACGTACCCCGGCGGACTACCTCGACATGTTCCGACCGCTGCGCGCCGGAGCGGACCTGCGCGCCCGCGTCGTCGAGGTCCGTCCCGAGACCGCGGACGCCGTGACCGTCGTGCTCCAGCCAGGGGCCGCCTGGCGCGGTCACCGGCCCGGCCAGTACGTCCGGGTGGGGCTCGACGTGGACGGCGTCCGGCTGTGGCGCTCGTACTCGCTCACCTCCGTGCCCGGCTCCGCCGACGGCCTCATCACGATCACCGCGCGGGCCGTGCCGGACGGCCTGGTCAGCGCCCACCTGGCCCAGCACCTGCGACCGGGCCAGCTGGTGCAGATCGACCAGGCCCTCGGCGACTTCGTGCTGCCCGACCCGGCGCCGGGCAAGGTCCTGTTCATCACCGGCGGCAGCGGCATCACCCCCGTGATGGGGATGCTGCGCGCCGGCCTCGACCGGCTGGACGACGTGGTGCTCGTGCACTCCGAGGCCAGCGCGGACGCCGTGATCTTCGGCGCCGAGCTGCGGTCCCTCGCCGATGCGGGGCGGCTGCGGCTGGTGGAGCAGCACACCGACGAGCACGGCCGGCTGGACGTCGCCGAGCTGGCGGCCCTGGTCCCCGACCTCGCCGAACGGCAGACGTGGGCGTGCGGCCCGGCCGGGCTGCTCGACGCGATCGAGGATCACTGGTCGACCCTCGGCCCGGACCAGCTGCACACCGAGCGGTTCCGTACCGCGCTCGCCGCACCGGGGGACGGCGGCACGCTGACCTTCAGCGGCAGCGGGACCGTACTCGAGGTGGACGGCGCCACCCCGATCCTGGACGCCGGCGAGCAGGCCGGCCTGCTGATGCCCTCGGGTTGCCGGATGGGGATCTGCTACTCGTGCGTCCTGCCGCTGCGCGAGGGGACGGTGCGCGACCTGCGCTCCGGCGACCTGACCACCGCCGCGCCCGGTGACGGCGTGCTCATCCAGACCTGCGTCTCGGCTGCGGCCGGGGCCTGCGACATCGACCTGTGA